The Sparus aurata chromosome 10, fSpaAur1.1, whole genome shotgun sequence genome includes the window GGGACctaatttgtagcaatttacatgttttaaacacTGTTTATTTAACATGATTTGTTGAAGTAGTTTAATGCTGCTGCACTGTGAATTTCTTGATGAAGGATCTCagagtccaaaggatgtgactttatgcatgTTCTCGTGTGCCTCTCTCCACTCCGCTCACATAAATGACTGACTTctaacacaacacagaagttccacagagtacctttaaaggagaacttcggccatttttaactcatattcctgttgatcgaggttatcgagtgctgtcagtaggaaaagtaacgtgaattttttgcacaatattgaccagatatcaggatggcagctaaagcgaacctatgggggcagacatccttaagtttcactttcgattatgtctgcccccataggtttgctttagctgccgttctgatactcagtaaatattgtgccaaaagttctcgttatttttcctaatgacagcactcggtaatctcaatcaacagggatatgggttaaaaacggccgaagttctcctttaagcaaAAGGACCTTAAAAAACCTTCAAATTCAATGGTTTCAGACACtgaaatttgaaaatgtacTGTTTTTCTAAGTGTTATGGTAGAAAACTTTAAACTGTTGTGCATTTTCACTATTTTATAGACTTTTATAAattatctgacattttataggcCAAACAATTAATCAAGGCAAAACAATGTGTGTAACAAAGCCCAGTACAACACAGTTTTTAACTacaacaataatgaaaacatatcATTGAATTAACACCTCTCTGACTGAATATCCATCTGAAGGTAGAATTTATGTCAGGGCTGATTGATTGGATCAGGTTGTATGAGTGTTACTAATAAAGTGGTAATTGAGTGTTTAGTTGATTTCAAACAGTTTGAAATTATGATTTCTATCAGCATACCTAATAATGTGGCCAGTGAGTGTAtgccagaattttttttttaattgaaactGGGATCTACAATTAGACAAATTATTTAAATCACTTTGTTAAACCAGCTTTATAATTTTCTTCATATCAGTCAACTGTTGGCTCATCTCTTCGTATCAGgcttattaaaaaaataatacctaaattaatacatgttttctgtttttcaggacAGCTCATACTGATGTAATGTCTGAGAGATTTGTCAGCTGCTCCAAAGAGCAAAACCACCGACTGCAACATCCTATAGGAGGACACCATGTAAGTTAATGGCAGTGAGGATTCTGGATTGAGGGGATGAATTGAATTGGCATCACAAGGCAAGAGCCAATCAGTACTGAATGAGAACTAATGGGCTGTCCATGCTGGCAAAAGCATGCCAACTGCAAAAGGTAAAGGTAGCCCACTGCCCCACCGCTACCGGCCTGCCTCAGAATATGATGATGCCACCCTCGCCCAAAAGAGAGAATACTGGAGAACGAAGAAACGAGAGCAGAGGGCCCGACTGTCAGAGCGGAGAAGGAAGCCAACACAAGACAGTCATGGGAAAAGGCTCCTCCGTCTAAATGCCTCTGCAGCGGTGAATTCCTGTGTTactttctctcctcctgtgcAGAATAATGATGAGTCACACAAAAGTGCCAACCTCTCTTCTGCATCACAGACTGGAAATACAGTGGGGGACAGCTCAGTTAAAGCCACTGAAAGCCAAAAGGAGAGATGGCTCGAGACAATGGAACTCAACAAGGTCTTGTCTAATTTGCCAGCATCATGTTCCTTCTCAGCCAAAGCTGCTGGGAGTGACACAGCCACAGCGAAACGCCTAACGGCAAGGGGTGCTGTGTGCAGAGCTGTTACCTCACCCACACCCAGTGGAACCCAGCTGAACACCAGTTCCTCAGTGCCTCCAGTCAGACTGACCAGAATTACCAATGGCAGCTCCGCTAAAACAACACCTCAGCCATGTGTGTCTATGCAGGGAGCAACAGTCCCCAAAATGCAACAGAAGGCACAAGTTGCATTCCGCACCCAGTCCAAACTCCCACCCACCAATGTTACCACAGGTATGATCCTTGTGTCTTCTCCATGTGTCCCTGTTTCTGTTAAGACAGAGGGCAAAGCGGCAAACACTACACCTCACAGTGGAAGAAAGAGTGCCTTGGTCACCTCTCAGAGGGCTAAAGGTATTATCAACTCACAACCTTTGCtggagtctgaggaggagagagcagcCAAGCGCAGAGAGCACTGGCGGATTAAAAAACGAGAGCAGAGAGCAAAGATGGCAGCTCAATTAGCTAAGACCAGAGAGAGGATGCGTGGCACGGAGATAATGTCACAGAGGCTGACAGCACAAAAAACAGGAACAGTTGGTGCCACGACTCTTCAGCATCTTCAATCTCAGGCGTTTTGGACAGGTCAGAAGCAGTGTCCTTCTCGAGGCAGAACTTCATTTGCACCAACCAAAAGGGAAAATTATAGACTGCAAAGTAGGGCAGCAAGTTTAGCTCCAGTTAACCTGCAGACAGATCAGAAAGCCATCACACCAACTTCTGTGAAAAAGCCAAGGGAGTCCCAGAGAAAGCTTCCTAGTTATGTGCATCTTTCTAATGTTTTCCGAGGGATTGCACGGTGTAAAACACCTAGACAGAGTTtcgtggaagtccagaggaattTCATGATTCAAAGAAGTATCAGATGTAAATCTCCGTTGCTTGCTTCAGTCATTGGTACCAGAAATATCCCCAAAATTGACCCCAATGACACACCTGAGCAGATAATAGCCAAACGGCGAGAGTACTGGAGGATTAAAAAGCGTGAACAGCGAGCTAAGCTATCAATGGAAATGAAGGCTCGGTTGAAGGAGAAGGACTCCCTGACGCGAAGAGTTAAACGCTACCAGAAAATTctagaggagatgaggagggcTCGAGCGCTGACGCAGTCAACAGGAAGCATGATCACACATGCCTCTGAGACCATTGGAGGTTTTATCAAAGAGGATGGGACAGTGACCATTAACATTCCCCAGGCTCCTACAGATCACTACACAGCAGCACCACACAAAAGTGAAGAGGAACTTGAAGTAGTTTGTAATAATCCCCCCACTACAAAACCTCAGCCTCAACCTGGTTCTAAACGGAGAAATATTGCTCCCATTCGTGTAAACCATCCCCCTCCACTCCGCCCAGCTCAGGTGAAAGACTCTTTTCCTCTCCCTGCACAGTCCATCAACAAGCCTCCAAGACAACTGGCAATCAGACCAAGGCCTCAACTTGAAAGCACAACTGTTCCTAGTTCACACTCATTAGCAATCCAGTCTATAGGTCAGCTCACTCTTACTCATCCTCAAACCCCTCAAAACATTGTTTCTGGAGAATCAACTGCAGGGCCCAACATTGGTGGCTGTGTCATGAAAATGGCAGTCTCAAGTAGCACACCATCAGTGCTCTGTCTGGATCCAGacctgacagaggaggagaggatggcaAGGAAGAGGGAGTACTGGAGAATAAAGAAGCGTGAGCAGAGAGCGGCTCGTGCTGCTCGACTGAAGCAAGGTGTCCTCCAAGCAAGGGCCAGTGCAGCCTTACAGAGGAGGAAGGCCCAGAGGCAGGTAGCAGCAAGCACTGTAACGCTTGGAAAGAGGTTCACTAACCATGCAGGAAATACGCAACCTCTCCCCAACAACAGTGTGCCTATTACTTCACATGCAAGTGAGATAAAACAAGAGACTGACTCTATGCCAGCAACTGACCTAAATTCTCAACCAGAACAAGCCATCTGTCCAGATATCAAACCCCCAACCTCCCCATCACCACCTCCAGCGCCTCAGCCCGAGTCTGACCCAGCTCTGAATGCAGACAGCCAAGCTACCACGCTGCTAGCCGTGGCCTCTATGAAAAAACTCCTGGAGGAATCACTCAGTACAGTGTCAGAATGTAAGAGTGAGCAAACTGACATTAAAATAGAGTCATCAGAAGAGGCTTCAGAGCCAGAGATGAAGGGAAATTTACCTCAGCTCTTTTTTGAAAAGGATGAGGTGCCTCCTATTGCTGCTGACTTGACGCTGGAGATAAAAAGCTGGCAATCCGACACAGATGCTTTAGTTCAAGCAGGTTCACCAAGCCTTCATCTGACGGACTCACCACAAACTAGAGAGACACCTCCACTGCCTCCCACCTCTGAAGAGGTAGTCCTGCATCACACCTGTGAGCACTCATCCCAAACCCCTTCTAAATTCATAGTAAATCTCACGGAAGTCTCTGATGGCCCATCATCACAACGCAGAACCCAGAGGCTTCGCAACAAGAAAATAGGTCATCAAAACTGCTGCTCGCCTGAGCCACCAAAGCTACATCACTTACCCATGGGTCAACTGCAAccccaaaaacaacactgtaaaGAACATTGTCAGGCACAAGAACAATGCCAAAACAACAGTTTGCCTTCAGCACAAATACATCTCAGTGATGTGATGGAGCACAGTGGCTTGACCAGcctgcagaggaagagggaaTACTGGAAGCTGATGAAGAGGCAGCAAAGGGCCAGGTTAAAGGAAAGGCAGACAGGAAGACAAGGAGAATCCACCAGTCGACATCCCCAGAAAAACATCCAGGTGATGTGACACATGGAGATAATGTTCATTGTATATCATGTTGAAGGTTCTCAGTAATCCAGGTCATGATAATTCTAGGTGCTATATTgcaggcaactggacttgttttagtttcttgaagatgttgcACCTCATCCAAaaagcttcttcagttctaaacATCTGCAACATGTAGATGCTGATAGCAAGTAGCCAACATGAACAAAGAAATACAGTACTGTTTGATCTGAGAGAAAGACTGTGAGAGGGAGTCAGGGTAGGTGGGCAAAGTTTAGAAGAAGCAACAATTAAAGACTATATATGTTTGCTAAGCCTAGCCTTACATCAGCTTTTGCAATTTCACCTctatcaaaaaacacaacacatgatgTGAAGTTTTTGTCAAATGTGAGCATGTCatcatgtgaattacaatacaTGACAATAAGTAGAGTCCGTTTGAAAGACCCACTGATGTGTTATCCACAACCCTTTTCAAACTATATTTTAATGggtttttggttatttttttcaaaaagtagTTCACAGGACTTAGTCATGTAAAGCCATCAATGCTATTGGTCCAGgttcagaagaaaataaaacagtcaaattatatacaaagtagaaaaaaacattgaataataactattcagtgttttccaaTATTTTTCACATGTCTCATAGAGAATGTCCTGAGACATGCTACTGAACGGTAAAAGACAGTTCCATAATGTAATATTCTTGAATTAATTCTATCCATTCAGAGTTTGTTAAAAAAGTCTTTGCTCAGGCATTTCCTTGTTATTGCATTTTTACTAGCTGCTAGTTGTAGTAAATTTctgttctgctttttctgccaAGTTGGTACATTACCCAAATATATAACTGTAGCTCTGAGCTGGTAATGGATCTGATCTCTGTTACCACATCTCAGAAACATTAGGACACTCAAAAATTTGATCGTGAACTGCAGACATGTTACCAAACATTCTCCAACATTATTCAGGTTTGTtactttgtgactttgtgaaacTATGGGGTTACATAAAACATATCTGATGCCAGTAGTATAAGAAAACATAGTAAGCCCTTACAGGCTCCATACACTCAAAACTGGGGTGTTTTCTATCgtctcaaaacatttttggctggtgacctttaaaataaatcaccaaATAATAAAGATGCTAGATTGATGATGTAGAATGATTTACAAATTTCCGACAAAACCCAATGAGACCCTTCATTCTTTTACACTAGTTGGATTATGCTAAAGATATCATCTTATCATCAGATTTGGCAGCCTATGTCTAATTTGTTTTTAGGCCCAAAGAGTTCAGGACTTGTAGCCAGTGCCCTCTCCAGCTGAAACCTGAATCATTACTCTGCAAACCTCTGTCTGGCATTTGACACGTGTACAGCGTAGAGGAGTGTGAATAGAAGAGAtagagatgaagaggagtgtgacgggggggggggggcggcggcGGCAAACCCTAAGCCAGGGGCaaacatacatgtacattttttggAAAGATTATTTGCCGTAGTAACTGAGCTGAATCAtttgttcatgttgtgttgttatCTTTCAGGCTCCAGGTCTCATTATTATCAGCACTGTTAATGCTGTAAATCCTCCAGCAAAACCAGCCCTCCAGCCCAAGCCATCTAATGCTTCTCTGACTGCAGTGACTAGTATCCCAACGGTCCTGGTCGTTAGCCCTACAACTTGTAATGCTGAACGGTCACCTGACACTCTCCAGGTCAAACTGCCCATCACCAATGTTTCCTGTTCAGCCACAAGtgagcaaaacaaaatgaatgctgGGCCTTCACAGACCGAGTCTGAATATCTTGGAGCGCCAGAGAATCGGCAACAAGCCATGCCAGGACCAGCAAAGTGGGCTACAGGAAGCAGTGATGAAGACGCAGCTACCTGCCTCCCCACTCTGAAGCCCCCAGATAACCCATTGTCCAGCATCAACCTGCAACCCATTGAACCCCCTGGGCAAACTCCAACTTCCACTCTCAGTCCAATAAAAATCCCTTGTGACCAACTTCAGGACCCCACACATCTGATACAAACTCTCACCAAGCTAACACCTCTAAGTACCATGGTTCCACCAAAGCCCATCCCAGGTGAGTCAGATGAGGATTTTCTGAAGAGGAAACGGGAGTACTGGAGGATAAAAAAGAAGGAGCAGAGAGCCAGGAAGGCCATTCGGGATAAGGGAAATACCCCAAGGAGAGCCTCCAACAACTGGAGGCCCATCCTGCCTGCCCAGGATATAGAGACACAGGTGAGAGCTGCACAGGTATATAAAACACCTTGTTTCATGGTTCACAGGTACTGTCTTATTATAAAATTCATATTAAATGAAGAATGCAGATTAGTCATAATGTAATGAAGATGATTGTAATGATTTAAGCATCAAGTCTCTCTATTAtcctcaaaacacacaaataagcCTTCATACAGAGTTagaaaaacagggagaagacagagaaacagagaccaAACCATTGCAAGATCACGGTAATACAACATTCAAATTTATGTTTTCTAGTGAAAAGTAAGCTAAAACTAAGACTATTTTTTCCTGTTGCCTCAGAATAAGTTTTAGgctttagtttttttgtgtttttcttttttttacagtatcCCAGAatagacaaaccaaacactgaagggtcttttgtgtttttatgttattaGCGGCCACCCTAGGGTagggtgagacgaggggtgttcagttggttgcagtctGCTACCTCACTGCTAGATTTAAATTGTTAGATGgcactaaatccttcacactgggtctttaaattaaatatctATGTGTTGTCACACGTCTAGGTAATGCAATCTCTCTGATGAAATCTCTACACATCTATAAAATTACATGATtataatttaactttttgttttccatcaaATGACTTCTAAGAGATGGAATCATCAAAGCACAACAAAGACAGctacaaagacacagaaacagaagagtTCCACCTCTACCTGCACTGTCTCAGCGTACCTCAGCATCACTTTGACATCTTCGAGTTGGTGGCTGATATTGTAGACAGTCATGATTATACTGATATGCTTATTTTATGTCTCATAATGTTCATTATGTTCATCAATGCATACAGTTGATGGTACTTTTTAACACAGGAACTGGATAGGGCTAATTTTTGACAATAGGTGTAAAAAGTAACCATAGGTCCATGTGTCATGTACTAAATTCCTCAGGTAATATACAGTCCTGCTCACCATTTTTGGCACCCCTTCATTTTTTTGCATAACCTCTACAATCTCTCTTCAGAAATAAATGGAAATGTAcgaactttatatcatcaagaTCTTTTAATTGGAGGTGCAAAGTAATTTAACaaagaaattgttttttcaatttACATATTGTAATTtcaaagatgaaaaagaaaaaaaacagcatgtgcAGCAATAATGGCACACCCTTTGGCAGTGACCAAACATTTCTTCTAGCTATCTATAAGTTTCTTGCACTTCTCAGCTGgtattttctccctctctttctttgcaTAATGTTCAAGCTCTTGAACTCTTGCAGGTTTCTTTTCCCCAATGGCAGATTTCAGCTAATACCAAAGATTTTCAATTGGATtgaggccccgtccagacgacaacgccgttttgcgaaaacgcacatgtattgcatcgttttggccgaccgtccatacggatcctgaaaacgcagcgcctgaaaacgcacttttttgaaaacgggtctcagggtggaggaatccgaaaacgcagccctcccgttttcatgtggacggcgaatccgcatactttccaaaacgatgacgccatcgccccaccccgcgacgtcccataacaacaacaacaacaacaatggcggcctacatgctcgtgttcgtgctgctgaagatattgagcctttcttgcaacttacatgccttgtagttgagtgtgagtcgtagcagcagttcgacctcgttaccggtccacacaaacgattctggtttccttgcactagccattttcatcttcttgctgtgttcggtttctccgtctactgtctgtttacagcgcgcaagcttgatgcgcatgctccgtgtcttcttctccgtttttggtgaatgtcaagcgccacctattggcctggaatatgaactacagcgttttctgtcgttttcagtgaagacgtgtggacgcaaatattcttaaaacgatgacgaggaagacggagaaaaaaaagatcgttttcacccgtgtggacggcccctgaGATTAGGACTCATTGCTGGCCATTTTAAAACAGtccattttttccttttcaaccATTTCTGTGTGCTTTTAGATATGTACTTTGGGTCTTTGTCTTGCTGGAGGACCCATGCTCTTTGACTCAAACCAAGTTTTCCACACTGGGTAGAACATTTCACCCTAAAATCTCTTGATAATTTTCTGATTTCATGATTCCTGTGATACGGTCAAGGCCTCCGGTACCAGATGcagcaaagcagccccacaGCATTATGGATCCTCCACCATACTTAACTGTTGATAGGGTGTTCTTTTCCTTGAAGGCTTCATTGCGCTGTCTGTAAACAAACTGTTGGTGTGCATTGACAAAAAGCTCtatttttgtttaatctgtccacagaacattttccCGGAATTGTGGTTTGTCCAGGTACTCTTTGGCAAAGATTAGTcgttccttttttctgttttttttttaaactttatttttcttcagtcAATAAAAACAggtacacaaatacaaaaacacaagaacacaagGGGGGTAAACACTACTTTGTCACATACAGGTGCCATTTTGTCCATCTTACAGTATATAGCTCTGTTTTAATTCGTAGACTGTAGATCATTTGTTCCATTGACTGAATTTCTTCAACATTGTCCAGCCAGTGGCTCAGTCCAGGTGGGTCAGTTCTCAGCCAACTTCTTGTAATGGCAGTCTTAGCCGCAAGAGATAGGATCTTGAACAGGTTTATGTCTTCTTTACCTATTACATTGTCTGGTATCAGTCCTAGGTACATATACCGGGGCTCATTAGGAACATTATATCCAAAAATTTGACTATTTTAATACATGACCAAAATATATGAGAGTGGCTGGCATTCAGTTGCCCACATTGTCTCCAACAGTATTGTTGTTGACCTAATTGTTTAGTCGTTCCTTTTTATGTCTTTTCCTCAGCATTCGTGTCTTCATTGGCCTTCGCCCATGAAGCCCTGTTTGGTTTAGTGTGCGGTGTATGGTACTTGTTGAAACCATGACCCCAGACTGTTCCAGGTTGGCCTTCAGGTCTTTGGATGTttgatgtgggttttttttttaaccattcgCACCAACCTTCGAAGACATCTCTCCTCATTTTTTCTCTTCCCCCCCACGTCCAGGGAGGTTCTTGACAGTCCCAAACTTGGCAAACTTCTTAATAACATTATGCATTGTTGAAACAGGGATACCAAGGTCTTTGGAGATGGCCTTGTACCCTTTGAAGGTCTTGTGTTTGCTAATTATCGCACTTCTGATGTCCTCAGACAGTTCCTTTGTCTTCACCATTGTGACAAAGGAACAGGGGATAACAGATGCCTTTTTAAAACACGGGAGATATGTCACATGGGCACAGACAATTTATCCCAGGGATTCTCATTTGTGATTTACCACAGGTGAGTCACAATGTGTTTCCATACTGATTTACAGCAAAGGGTGCCAATACCAGTGACACAGTAAGCTTTAAGTGTTTCTATTTTTCCTCTCATGGTTTATTGTTTAAAATAGTTGTTTATCATTTGCTTTTTTGTATCAAACACAAGCTCTCTAtagaaaagaaatgtttcacttgatacattttttttcagaagaTATTCCACATTATGTACTCAAACTTCATGGGTGCCATTAATGGTGAGCAGGACTGTataatattgtttgtttgtttgacaagGCAATATTTTTcctcaaactttttttctctctcataaTCCCTGCAGGATTCTGGTCAGTGGGTGAGCTCCTCTGAGGAGTCAGAACATTTAATAAGGTTTGAAATTTGATCAGCTTCTTTAAAGATTTCTCTGCTTCCAGCTCAATGTAGAATAATAACAAATATGACCATTATTTCTCTTTCATAGCACTTCAGCAGACACTGACCTGGAATCCTTTAAATATCCAGAATACACAGCGCCACTAGAAGGTGCAGTATCAGCTATGCCATTTTAAACACAATAGAAGGAATAGTTGATTGGAAATATTGGCTCAAAACCTTACCCCTCTCCACTGTCTCTTCAGATGAGTCAGATCTTCTGTTCGCTGGCTATGAGAATAATAATGGTGAAGATGATCCTGTCTCAGTCACTGTGTGGAGGAACCACTACCTCATGGACTATGATCCGCTCAACCAGCTGCTGGTGTGCATGGTGTGTGGGGAGCTGCAGTACTCACACAACCTGGATGGAGTGAGGGCCCACATTGACGAGGCCCACCCAGACACCCTTATGATGGACCCTGGGGAGAAACAGGGAATCCTGGAGGCCTGGGACGAGCAGGTATCCCAGCGAGAGCGCTTCTTCACCAGCCAGCTACAACAGCACAGCGGGGCGCTGGCAGGTACAGTATGATTGCAAAGATAGCTGTTAAAGTATTGTCACTACATATGGTGGCTCAAGAAGTGAACAGAATGCCAGTATAAGTATAAAACACCAGGACCCAATAGTTTTGCTGCTGTAGTATTGGTCCGGAGAAAAATACAGCAACAACCACTGGATGCATTGATCATGAAGTTCTTTTTAGTGCAACTGTGCAACCTTTGAAACAAGAAATAACGAATTGTCCTTAATTGAGCAATGTGTAAGATATGGCTagaatttttgtttaaacatttttttaaaaatgagctATCAGTGTAACCTTATCAActgagtgtgaagaaacaactaTTAACATTATGTCAAAGCCTTCTCAACTGTGTTTAAGTTGGCATACTAATGTTGTTTCTGGGCCGTCTTCATCCAAGGTGTTGGTGTGTAGTTTAGTGATAAAAGAATCTGTGAAGGCAAGGCTGGGttgaatgatagagcaatctttattgaaacagatctcaagcctgcaTCCAAACCAGTGTGGCCGCACCCGGTGTTCCCAATATCTGGCAAAGTTCTGCCTAAGGCTTTGCCTCTGCTCTACCAGAAAGCCTCTCAAGCCTTCGATCTGGGAAATCTACAACTAATCACCTAACCTTCTCTGCCTGTGcgggcctttttaaagtctttttaaTGCTCCAACCATCTGGCATGAGGGCCAAACTCAGTTTTAGTACCCTGTAGGGGCCTCGTCCACCAGCtaacatttaacacacacacagagctgattaatGATGGACATTTAAACCCAACACCAGCCACATTCCTTAAATCACAAAAGGAGAAGCAACCTGTCACAGTTAAATCACAGCTCAGAATGTGTAGCCGTACAGACACCTCACTAACAGGCAAGCCATGGCCCGTCCTGTGTCTTAATAGAAATATTTCCTGTAatacaacaaccacaacaggagctctgatagcccctgtagcttcagctgggagatgtaaAAGCTTAGTCTAATGAGTAAACCAAGTAGACTCAAAATATGAAGAAAGGAATTATTTTTACACCCGTTCTCCTTactgaacaaaaaaatacaaccaCACACTGTCTGAATCCTGACTACTATAATCATACATAAGAGGCcacttgctaacagcagctcgTCAAAGATTGCTACAGCAAAGAGCATAGTGAGCAGCAGGTAATGGTAATGCTACCCCCTATAACTATGGGGGCTACCTTTGATTTCCGACTATTTCTCACAAAGTTTAATTGATAAGCAGGATCACCGACCATTGTTAAATTCTAATACAGCCTTGTTTGCTCTGCTATGACCAGTGGTTTATAATGGATAATGTTAGCTAATTTTAACAAACTTTAGATATTACGTTTCTGACTGTTAGGAGTCTGTTTGCTGACTTTATCACTCTCCACTACTTACGCTACTgcaacaatacattttaaaatgtcacagaTTATCGGATGACTTTTACACTAAAGTAAACCAATAAGTAAACACACTgtaactttttaaaaacctgaatTGAGAAGCCAGTTTGTGTGAACACTTAGGCACAATAATCTCTGAACGCTGTGATGTGTTCGTTTAAAGTTTATTTGCTGAACAATAGTTTTTATACACATCTAGCTGACTCAgcgcaacattagcattcatatGGAGTTGTTTTGCAGTGCAGGTTCTAGCTCAGTTAAAACGTTTTAGTTACAGAAGTTACATAGACCCACTTTGATGGTCCCCAGATCCTCCAGCCTTTCTCCCAGCACCaccatcagatcagattttcCCTTTGTACATTGTATATCAAAATCTGAGGGAAATTGACATGAATTAATAGAGCACATTCATACTCCCCAGGGACTGAacccttttttcattttggaaacTCTGTGAGTTTTCTCCAGCACCACCCTTCAGACCATTGTAGGGAGCTGAATATTTTATTGTCTAACAGGCAAATGGCCGGGAAATTTGCTGAGCTCACCCAAGCTCCGAAAAGGGattttgagacttttttttttctaagacgATATTGCCTGCCCAGTGATGCCTCAAAAAAGTGATATCTTCTTCTTAGCCTGTTTCATT containing:
- the LOC115589642 gene encoding uncharacterized protein LOC115589642 isoform X1; protein product: MPTAKGKGSPLPHRYRPASEYDDATLAQKREYWRTKKREQRARLSERRRKPTQDSHGKRLLRLNASAAVNSCVTFSPPVQNNDESHKSANLSSASQTGNTVGDSSVKATESQKERWLETMELNKVLSNLPASCSFSAKAAGSDTATAKRLTARGAVCRAVTSPTPSGTQLNTSSSVPPVRLTRITNGSSAKTTPQPCVSMQGATVPKMQQKAQVAFRTQSKLPPTNVTTGMILVSSPCVPVSVKTEGKAANTTPHSGRKSALVTSQRAKGIINSQPLLESEEERAAKRREHWRIKKREQRAKMAAQLAKTRERMRGTEIMSQRLTAQKTGTVGATTLQHLQSQAFWTGQKQCPSRGRTSFAPTKRENYRLQSRAASLAPVNLQTDQKAITPTSVKKPRESQRKLPSYVHLSNVFRGIARCKTPRQSFVEVQRNFMIQRSIRCKSPLLASVIGTRNIPKIDPNDTPEQIIAKRREYWRIKKREQRAKLSMEMKARLKEKDSLTRRVKRYQKILEEMRRARALTQSTGSMITHASETIGGFIKEDGTVTINIPQAPTDHYTAAPHKSEEELEVVCNNPPTTKPQPQPGSKRRNIAPIRVNHPPPLRPAQVKDSFPLPAQSINKPPRQLAIRPRPQLESTTVPSSHSLAIQSIGQLTLTHPQTPQNIVSGESTAGPNIGGCVMKMAVSSSTPSVLCLDPDLTEEERMARKREYWRIKKREQRAARAARLKQGVLQARASAALQRRKAQRQVAASTVTLGKRFTNHAGNTQPLPNNSVPITSHASEIKQETDSMPATDLNSQPEQAICPDIKPPTSPSPPPAPQPESDPALNADSQATTLLAVASMKKLLEESLSTVSECKSEQTDIKIESSEEASEPEMKGNLPQLFFEKDEVPPIAADLTLEIKSWQSDTDALVQAGSPSLHLTDSPQTRETPPLPPTSEEVVLHHTCEHSSQTPSKFIVNLTEVSDGPSSQRRTQRLRNKKIGHQNCCSPEPPKLHHLPMGQLQPQKQHCKEHCQAQEQCQNNSLPSAQIHLSDVMEHSGLTSLQRKREYWKLMKRQQRARLKERQTGRQGESTSRHPQKNIQAPGLIIISTVNAVNPPAKPALQPKPSNASLTAVTSIPTVLVVSPTTCNAERSPDTLQVKLPITNVSCSATSEQNKMNAGPSQTESEYLGAPENRQQAMPGPAKWATGSSDEDAATCLPTLKPPDNPLSSINLQPIEPPGQTPTSTLSPIKIPCDQLQDPTHLIQTLTKLTPLSTMVPPKPIPGESDEDFLKRKREYWRIKKKEQRARKAIRDKGNTPRRASNNWRPILPAQDIETQDSGQWVSSSEESEHLISTSADTDLESFKYPEYTAPLEDESDLLFAGYENNNGEDDPVSVTVWRNHYLMDYDPLNQLLVCMVCGELQYSHNLDGVRAHIDEAHPDTLMMDPGEKQGILEAWDEQVSQRERFFTSQLQQHSGALADPSTPQALASNKVLVGLAVINILLVPPRLSRFFFNLPNLSDLFCRSTQQKQNKLKIPDQETKPSLYLCCLFVVIFHQLFYCQRKSP